GTCACAGGGTGGTGGCAGGGACACGTGCAATTTGAAAAAGTATATTCAGTATGAcaatatgattttatatttagcaaaagaaaaaacaccCAGTGTTTCTGTGGAAAGTAAACCTTGATAAAAAGCCTGGCTGGTGAGTCAtgggtttgtttttaaaagttgagaagCAGCCATAAATACTGAATAAATTAATAGACGCCAACGATCAGTACTAACCAATACAATGCTATATGATGCAATATTTTATGTAATCCTGACTTCTGAGAGGTCCCTCCACCCCTCAACTTGCCCCACATCCAGAAATGCAAAGGACTGACACTCTTTCCTCCTACTGCTCTAACTCAGTCCTGATAATTATTCATTTAAGAAGGGTGTCTTTCTGTTTTCCGGCTGCTAAGGGGACAGTACAGGGTCACCTACTTTTCATTTTCCAGTATTTAAAACAGACACAAacgcagggggagggtatagctcagtggtagagtgaatgccgagcatgcacggggtcctggttACAATCCCAagtactgccatttaaaaaatacataaataaacctaataatccccctcccaaatttttttttaaaagatacaaatggATTGTTTGTCAGTGACGTGGGTTTGCTTGGTAAGTCATTCGTTCAAAGTTCATTAATTAGTTCTTTGATCTCCACTACAAATCATCCATCCTTAGCTctgtctgttctgttctattaatACCACACCAGCCAAGGCCCTCAGCACTCCCCGCAGCCTGCTGCAAGCTTCCCTGCTTGAGCTGTGTGCTCTGAGGGCAGGGGCTCGGCTTCATTTCTGGAGCCTGGAGCAATGTCTGACACACAGGAAAGGCTCAGCCAATGCCGAGTAGTGTTCTGCCTTCAGAGCCCTCTTGACTCGAGTCTCTCCTGCAAGCTCTGCTGAATGGAATCTCCCCACAGCAGCCCCAGGCTCATCTCAATCCACCTCTCCTCTGCGCAAGAACCTTTCCCCaaagcgtgttctgaacacacaaCTGCTCAGGATGCTTGGGGCGGGGGGCTGTGGTCCCCTAAGTACAGGACATACTGCACACTCTACGCCTCTTGGAAGTTTGTACTACAGATGGGTTCAGAAAAGATCTGCATCAAGGAAacctattttaattaattttatttaacccaatgttTTCCAAAGGTGACTGACCACAAAAGCCTATTTCACAAAATCTATTTACAGCCTGTAGAACTAGCAGCCTGTGTCatacactttgggaaacactggtcTCCAAGATAAAACCTCAATGACTTCAGAGGCTTATTTCATAAGTGAACACGGGGAGTCTGTGCTGAGCACCTCATACAAATTATCCTGCCTAATCCCCCACTTTGAGGCAGACGCTATCTTGAAATCTATTTGCATCTGAGAAAAGCAAAGCTCAAAAAGCTGAGTGATgttcccaaagtcacagagcttgGAAGCTGCAAAGGCAGAACTTGAACTCGGGTCTACCTGACAGCACAGGCCATGATCTTCGTGACTATGCTCTGCCAAGATCTGGGCAGAGTGCTCTGGACCCTATTACGAAGGCAGTGGGAGCTCTTGAGTGTTCTTGAGCAGGAGAATAATAGGGTGGACAAAATGGGGAGGCTTGGAGAGGAGGCTGCACTAGACAGAGAGGGTCTGTCCCTGAGCATCAGCTCAGTACTCGGAGGCCCGCTGAAAGCTAGGGGCGCCTGCTCGGGCCCCACGGCCCGGGCTGTAGAGGTACTCACTGGACCACTTGGTAGTAGCGCTGGAGGAAGAGGGACCAGCCCTCAGGGCTGAGGCACAGCGGAGCCTCCAGGTCCTTGTCGATGTCCATGTGGGCCAGGTTGCTAAGGTGCTCCTCGCAGGCACACAGAGCCTCATCCACAAACTCTGGGGACACCATCACTGgctttttctcctgtttcttgGGCTGCTTGTCTCCtgcagagacagggagggaggctgtCACTATCCCACATGCAAGGCAGGTAGCCTGACACATGCCACAGCCCCCACTGCCCGAAGGCCTGAGATCTCATCTTAAATACGCCCAAGGCCCAGCACATACCTGCATCCCCTACTGCTCTGGGGCCTGTCACTCACCTGAGGCCTTGTTCTAAAttcacctgtgaccccagtgcTTGCCTTTGGCCCCCACTGTCCCAGGACCTGTCACTCACTTGAGGCTCCACCCTAAATGTCCTGAAAGCATCTCAGCACACACCTGCAGCCTCTCTGTGCTTGGGACCTCTGACACTCCTGAGGCCCTTGTGCCCCTGCTCCTCACACAACAGTCACCCTTGGCATCGGACACCCCCAGGAGACAGCAGTGGGGAGGGCTCCCTCTGGAAGAGCCAGGGATTTTCTTCCTCCTGGCAGAGCAGCCCCTCACTTCCCCAAATCCCTGGCTGATGGGCCCCTCAGGTACAGGATGGAGGCTGTGAGGTGGAGCTGAGTCCAGAGAGGGAAAGGTAAGCAATTGGTTGGAACACCGGGCAGTGAGGGACTCTCTGTGTCCCCCTGCACCAGGCACAGGGGTCCTCAGACCATGTCAGACTACATGGTTCCACTGATTCCTCTCCTTATAGACCTGAGCTCCCCACAGGCAGGGATGGACCACGGCTTTGCAGTCTGTCCACTCTAGAGTGCTCAGCCACATGCCAGGCCCACATGAGGGCCGAATGAGACAGTGAGTCAGTTAATAAATGGATAGGAAGACACACGGGTGGGTGGCTGGGACAGAAGGGATGAGTGAACGGACCAGAGGACAGATAGGATCACAGGATGGAAAAGGAGCACGCGGATGGGCAGGTGGGTTTGTGGAAGGGGAGACGGGTAGATAGGAAGGTGGAGGGGACAGATAGATGGGAGTGCGGACCTGAGACTAGGCAGGTGAATGAGTAGATGCACAGAGGGGTGGATGTAGGGGAAAGaatgtatggatggatggatgggtaggtgaACGTGAGATCAGTGGGTAGGTGGGTGAGCAGGCAGGTAGATGGATGGACAAACGGTGGACAGGTGGGTTGGTAGGAAGAGGGGTGGATGCGCAGACGGATGTGAAAAATACGAAGACAGATATGTGGATGAATAGCTAGATGGATATGTGGCTGGGTGGGAGGATAGAAGGCTGGGGGAGTGGAGGTGACCACAGTGCTTACCTGGGGCCTCTTCCTCGTCCGCCTGGATAGAATACGACTTCCCTTGGGAATTTACCACCAGCTTGAGAACGTTGCGGGCAGCTGTCAGCCAGAAGTCCTCTGCTCCCAGGGCAGGGGATACCTGCTCAGCCCCTAGGCTCCAGGCCTGTTCTGGTTCCGGAACCTGATCATGACCTGCCCCATTCTGGATCCGGAACCTGACTACTGTTTCTGACTCTAGAACCCAGATTGCAACCTGGCCCCTCTTTCATCTCTAGAACCAGACCCAGAATCTGACCCGATTTGGCTCATGTTCTACCCTCAGAATCTTGCCTGGACCTGTTGTCTGATTTCTCTCTTCAGTTCCTGATCCATTTTGATACTTATTCGAGCCTGAGAACCAGACCTAGGCCCAAAATCTGTTTCAGATTTGGAAACTAATTTAATCCCGATCCAAATTCTGACCTGAATTGAGAACATGTTCTGGAGTTGGAGCCTATTCTGCTCGAAAGTCCCAAAGTCTAGAACCATTTCTAGATTTGGAAGCTGAGCTAGGCAGTGGAATCTGATACAGGCCTGGAACCTACTCTGGATTCCAAACTCAACGAGGTGACTGACTTTTAGGTCCTGCTCTAGAAAATAAGATAAGCTACGTAAGCTCTTCCGGAGGTCTGTGTTGACCAAGGCAGGAGGCTCATTAGGGGAGGTACGCTAGGGAAAGATAAGGATTGGGGACGGAGAAGGAAATCTGCTGGAGTAGGTGAGAGGGGCCCTCTGCTCTCCAACACCAGCCAGGGCTTTAGCCCTCCATCCTTCAGCTTGACGGTCCAGGCATGGGGCTGGCATCTCCTTACCTATGAAGGCCTTTTTGTCATCCTCAGCCCCCAGGCGGTAGCAGCGCGGGAAGAAGGAGTCCACATCGGCCTCGTCAAACCACGGCAGATTCCGGAGATTGAGACACAGACCCACCTATGGAGTTAGCCGCTGAGCGGGCAGGGTGGGACCTGCCCAGAGGGCCTCCAAGGGACTCCACACACTGGGCACACGCCGAGGCAGCTCAAGGAGACCCTGCTTGGACGTGCTCAGAGCCTCTGCCACACTCGCTGGGCTTCACCCTCTCATGGCCACGTCCACATGTTGCCTGTGTGGTTCCCTCAGCCAAGAACACCCCACGTCCTTCCTCTCCACCCTTTCAAAGTCTTAAATACCTGCCTCCTCTAGGACTCCTTCCCAGCCCACACCAATAATATACTAGCAGGTCCCCAAAATGAGGCCCTTCATTCCTGTCATAACCCTAGAAGATAGGTCTTACTGGTATTCTCATTTAAAGAcgaggaaattgaggttcagagaggtgaagtcacctGTTAACAAACTCAGGTAAGATACAACGGATCCATCAGCCAGATATCCTCTGCTCAGGAGAAAATGGTCCTCCTACTCACGGTCATGGGACTTGGTGTTTGGATCCCGTTTGGATCCTGGAATCTATCTTAGTTATCATGTCTACACGTGCCAGACACGCTGCAGGTgtcagatttgaacccaggcctgccTGACTCCAAATCCCATTGAATTAGATACCTCCATCTCCTGAGAACTCTTACTGACAAGGAGAGTAGGGAGCAGGGTTTTAGCCCCAGGGCTAGGGGGTTGAAAGATGCCCTAGCCCCTCCCTGGGAGCTCACCTTTGTGGTAAAGGAGCCTGCCCGGGCATAGTGGTTTATCATTTGATCCTTGAAGAGGAAGCGACAGTCCAGCACGTCCCGCCGAGTGGTCCAGATGAAGTAGGGGATCTCGTTCCGAACCATGCGTGActagggagagggcaggagacagggaggctggtgtgggcaGCACAAGGCCTGAGGAGGCTTCTACCCATCCTGCTGAGCAAGGTGGGTGAATGGAAGGAGAGGATGCTTCTAAGGTGCCCTCTAGCCCGCACGCCGTCTTTGCGTAAGGTTAGAAAAGACATCTCTGTCTCCAGAGCACACTGGGAGCAGCAAGCAGGAGGCACTTTAGCCAGGCGCTCCTAGACAGTAACTAAGCCCCACAACCGAATGCCACACCTTGTTCTGACTTTTGGCCATCAGTGACTTGCTTAGTGGCAGGACTCCAAGCTGTTGGGCATACAGCATGTGACAGAGGCTGTCTCATGGGCTCTGCCTCTCTCCATCCTCCCTGCGACTCTGGGAGGTAGGATTATTGACAAGCAAAACAACATCATGTGCCCGGCCCTGTTCTCAGCTTTCCATactgactcatttaatcctcaccaaaaCCCTACAAGGTAGGTGCgactgttatccccatttcacagatgagggaactaaGGCACAGCATGgctaagtgacttgtccaagggcTCACAACGTGGGGCCATATGAAACTGCCAGTCCTCAACCTTTCCTGATATACAAAAATGGCAGTTTGGTACAGCTCAACTTAGTAAGAGGCAGTACCAAGATTCAAAGCCAAGTGTCCTCACCTCAACACACATATCCTACATGCCATCATTATCAGcccctttcaggactttgaaagTCCTTCCTTCCAGCCTTCACTTGCCAAGGACAGAGAAGATGAACTATGGGGTTTTTATTTGGGAGGGAGAATTACCAGGCATGGAGGTTATGCCAGATACAATCCAGCAAACAGTTCTGCTCCCAGGCCAGCCTTGTCTGTGTCCCTCACCACTCTGCTGGCCCGTCTAGGCTGCAGAGAACTAATCAGTTTTCACtacagaaggggaaagaaaggaggcccagagaaagaaaggacttgtctgaggtcacccagctggACTCTAGTGCTCTCCCTGCAGCGGAGCAGACCCCTGCCCAGCCTCCTGAGTCCTCACCATCACATCATGTGTCCCACGTAGGTCATCAAATTCCAATAAATCATCGAAGTCGAGCAGCTGTGGTGGCTGGAATGCCTCATCCTCATCTTCATCCTCTGTGGATGCAGAATCCAGGCCTGGTAAGGCCCCGTCCCTGCCCCATAGCCCCATCTCAAAGCCTCAACTCTGGGACAGTGAGGACCAAATGAAAGGGACTCAGGAGGGGCAGCTGGTGGAAAGGTCCCTAAGGGTATTGCTCACCATCCTCAGTGGTGTCACTGTCACCCATGACGGAGCTATCCAGGTCCTTCAGCTGTGGCGGCAGAGTGGTACCCAAGTGATGGACCATCTTCTTCTCCACCCAGCCCCTGCGTCGCAAGAGGCACCGGATCACAGGGTAGCGGCCTTGGATCATAAAGATCTTCTTCTGCTGTAAGGTGAGAGGAGGACACTCATTCAGCAAGCGTAGCCTATGTGCCGGACACAGTGGGTATAATGGTGAACCTGAGAGCTACGCTCCCTGCCTTGAGGCAATTTTTATATTCCAGCAGGGGAGACAGACTGTAAACAAGTAGAGAATGACATATGCAtagtaataatgacaataattgTATTTACTTGCTAATATTCATTGAGTATCTACTACACGTTAAGCACTTACTTTATATACATTACTAATGatagtatgtatttttaatagataCTATTATCTCTATTTAACTGGTTATGAAATAGAGGTGTAGACAGATTGAGTAGCTTGGCCACACAGTGGTTAAGTGAAAAAGCAGGAGTTTCAATCCAGGCTGGCTGGCTTGAGAAACTGGACACTTAATGGAGACCCAGAGAAACACAGTCAAGGAAGGCTAAGAAGGAGCCAGGAACGTACAGAGCTGGGCAAATGGCAGTTCAGGTGAAGGGGAAgacatgtgcaaaggtcctgaggctggAGAGAGGTTGGAAGGAACTGAAAGGAAAGCAGGGTGAATGGAGTGTGGAAAATGAGGTGAGACCTGAGAGGTAGTGGCTAGACTGTGAAAAGCCCTGCAGACCTTGGAACAGACTTGGATTTATACTAATAGCAGCAGGAAGCAGTAATGCGAAGGGAGGGAGCGAGTCACATGGTTGGAGGCTATAAGTCTGTCTTGCTGTTGTACACAGAATGGATGGAGGGGACAaggatggaagcagggagaccagtcagAGAGCTGTCGTGGTTTGTGCAGGGGAGGAATCACAATAGCTAGAATGAGGGTGCTTACAGTCGATAGAGTTgaaatttgtttttgaaatagaGACTAGTTTTGCTGATGGGATTAGATGTGTGAGTGAGGGAAAAGAACGACCAGATTTATGGCTAGAGCGACtgggagatggagatggagaagacCAGAGAGTAGTGAGGAGGACAGCTCTGGGCAGGAAAATCAAGAGTTTGGTTTGGGACATGGGTTTGAAATGCTTTTAAGTTCCCTGGGAAGACATGGCAAAGGGGGGGGTGGGTGCTGGATCTATGGAGCTCTGAGTTAGAGGACAGGCTGGGCTGGAAAGGGCCTGTAGGGGGCACACACACTGACTGGACTCACAGCCAAGGAGACAGGTGTGGAGAGGGATCCAGGGAACCAGGAATGTTTGAGAAGTCTTCAGAGGCAACTGAAAAGTAGCTgccagggagggagaaaggaaaactaGGAATGTGCAGTCAAGAGGGAAGGGTATGTGGGGCGGCAGTGCAGAATGACACAAGGTGCCTAACCAAGATCAGGACATAAAATGGACTGACTGGTGGATTTGGTTCCTTGGAGGTCACTAGTGACCTTGATTAGAGTGGTTCCCAATGGgagtggggaagggcagggaatcACAGTGATAGGAGCAGGGGAGTGAATTCCAGGTGAAGAAATATACAATTCTGCCAAGAAGTTTGGCTGTGAATGGGGTATTGAAAAATGGAGAGGTATTTGAAAATGGGTGTGGGATCAAGGCTTTTGGTTTTtaaggatgggagaaaatagtgAATGGAAGCAGGCCAAGCCTCTCAGGGCCCTTTCTACATCCCCCATTCCCCATCCCCCTCCAACCTTCACAGCTCTCTCCACGTGGATCCTGGCGTTTCTGAGCCGGCCCATGTGGTGAACCGTCTTGGAGAATCCTCCCCAAAGGACAAGGGAACCTGCAGAAAGATGCAGAGGAGGGGTTGGGGTAAGCACCCTTCATCTGGATGTCCATCCTCTACCGCTCCTCTCCCGACCCCCACTCCATCCGCCCCAAGTCTTCTCATCCTGGCTGCCACCGCCTCGGGCCAGGAGGGGCAGGCCGCAAGGGGCCTCACCGTCCTGCGAAGGGGCGTCTTCCTGGGCCGGGGTGGGCGAGGGCTCCGGGGAGCGGGAATCCGCGACGCCCTGGGCGTGGTTGCCGTGGTTCAGCAACTCGAGGGCGCAGCCTAGGGGGCGCGCCGAGGCAGGGCTGCCGGCCCGGCGTTGGCCGCCTGCCCAAGCCCCCTCGGGAAGCCGGAACTCGGGGTGGTGCGCCCAGGGCCATGGGCCGGGGGAACTGGTGCGGGGCTCGGGCGGCTGCGGCTTCCGCGGCCAGCTGCACACCGGGCCCCGCTCCTGGCGGTACCAGGCGGTGGAGCCCCTGTGTGCGGCCCCCAGTTCCCCCCGCGCTGAGGAGCAGCGCCGCGCGGGGCCCTGCATGCGCACTGCatgcgcacacgcgcgcgcgacCCCATGGCCCCAGAGCCCGCCTTCCCTCCGTGCGCTGCCGTCTCTCGCGGGAGGGCCCTGCGGGGCCCCAGCTGGGCCCTCCGTTCTGAGGCCCCGCCCTCTGCTGTCGCCTTGGAAACCATTCTACAGCACAGTCAGGCCACACGTAGCGGGTTCCGGGGCTCCTTCCAGTGGGCAGAACTCCGGGCCTCAGCTGCCCGAGACCCTTGATGAACAGGGCACTGAAAGTGGAAGCGCAGAGCACTAGCCTGCAAGTTACTAAGTGTCCTGATTCCTTACGGAGCGCTTGCCGGGGCTTCAGTCATTCCACAGTATTCACAGAGGACCACACGCTAGGTGGTGGGCTAGGTGCTGGGGACCAGAAAAATAAGCTAGAGATGGTCCCTGACCTCACGGAGCTTATAGCCCAGTGGAggggaaacaaaaagcaaacaaaggaataaaacagCTGTAAGTATGATATGGTCAATGAACAAGCAATGAACTGAAATCGGGAAGGGGCATACTTTAGATAAGATGTCCTCTCTTAAGAGATGACATATTTAAGCTGAAGCCTGCAGAAGGCAAAGGTGGTGAGGAGTTGGCCGGGGGGGATAGCATTCCAGGGACAGGAGTCTCAGCAACAGCCCTGAAGAGGGAAAGATCTGCAGGGCCTGGTAGATGGGGCTAGGATAAGGTCCTCGGGAGTGGATTTGAAAACCAGGGCAGTATTATGGGAGATAATGATAACGTGCAGAACGCACCCCTGTCCCCCACAGCCACTATTAActtggaaatagaaaaaaaaaaaaaggataattatTTGAGTCAACTGCAGGAAAATCAGAAGTTATGCAACAGCCCTCAAGACAGGACTGTAAGCACCCTTTTTGGAGGTAGTAGCAAAGTGTTACCCTCAAAAACAAGGCTCCAAGATGTTAAAGAGTTTGTCTTCAGTCACACAGCAGAGGCAGTGTTGGAACccaggtctgactccaaagccccactcttttttttttatatatataccaaaGCCCCACTCTTACACATAAACATTATTAAATACAAGTCCATGTTATCACTCAAGAGTTGCCTATTGGTCATGCAAGTACCAAACGGACAGTTTGAGAGGCAAACTCCAGCAATGCCCACCCAGATTCCAAGAACCCATCTTTGTTCAGTCACTAGAAGATATGCTCATACAGTGAAGGTGGGTCCTCCACCTAACTGTCCAGCCAGCCCCAGCCACTTGAGATCACCCTTCCTGACCTTTCGGCTAATAACTGGGCTTCCCAAAAGGCATGCCCTCAGGAGAGAGCCGGCTGATTGGCAACCAACCAGTCTGCTCTCATTGGTAGGCAAATACGGTTTTAAGGACTTTGAACCCTGGGAGATGGAGCTGTGACAAATCAGAGTTCTGGCTGGCTCACCCAGGCAATGCTGTCCTGTGAGGGTTGAATGAGTAGCTGCCATAATCTTCTGGACATCCAGCTTCACTGTGAGCACCTTTAATATTCACTGCAAAGCTAGGACATAGCCCTGAGCCCCAGAGGAGGGCACACCTAATTCTGCAAGGTAGGAGGGGGAGGTCACAGAGGTAATGTCATAAAGGGAATGATAGTTGTCCAAGTtgtccccaccctcagcccctcctccctttAACATTACCTCGTCCTGTTGCAAGAGACCCCTTTGGCCATACGGAAGAAACTTTTTTGAAGGCTTAGCTCAAAAGCCAACCCTTCTGAAACTTTTCCTGACATCCTCTTCCATAAATAGACTTTCTCTAATAAATATGAAACACTTCAGTGCACCTTTGTACACATCCAGCCCTTTTACTGGCCCCTCAAGTGTTACAGGGATGGAGGGCCAGACAGGGATGTCACCCCCCATGTCTAGCACATTGACGTTATCAAACAGCTTGGATATCAGGCTGGTGGAAAGGTCAGTTATTGTTTATTCAGTACCTACATGGCAGGTACTGTGTCAGATTTACATTATCTCCACTTTatagattaagaaactgaggcacagaatatAACTTGCTAAGATTCAGCAGCAAGAATCAGGACTCAAACCTTAGAGTTttagttttggtttgtttttttttaacttcaacatGTCACTGAGGTTGAGTGCTGTCCAGCAgagctttctgcagtgatggaaatgttctgtctaCGTGCTGTGTGACATGGTAGGCATTAGTAACTTGTAGCTAACGAGCACTGGTGGGACAGAGAAAGTGGATTTTAAACTTTAActgtaataatttaatttttcatttttcttttagtttcaaacATACAGCAAAGCTGAAATAATctgtaataatttaaatttaaatagccacatgtagctagtgATTACTGTCTTAGCACAGGTAGAGGCAGAAGTCTTGGATCTGAAGTCCACCATCTTGCTCACTAGCTAGGAGATTTGGTGCAAGCTGCTGCATCTCAAGGAACATCAGTTTCCTTAGCCATGAAATGGGATCATTTTTTCTCTGAAGTGTCCTAGCCCAAATGAGCTTATTATGTGAAAAGGACCAAACCTCTATATAGGCAGAGAGAGCAATGTCAGAAACGGGGAGTCTCTGGGTCAGGGCCCTTGGCCAGGCTAATGTCAGGGGCCAATCAAGAGACTGCCTCTGGTGGGGACCCCCAAGCCCAAGTGCCAGCCACATGGTCTTGGGGAAGAAAGagccccaccttccctcccttctcatATACACACAGAGCACAGACCTCATGCAGCCCCAAAGGGGCAAGAAAAGACTTTAATTAGGGGAGGGAGGATCCACCAGAATAAGAAAAGGTACAGCGAGCGTGGGAGCAGAGGAGCCAGAGCAGGTGGAAGGGCCCCAGCCCGGAAGCTCTGGAGGACTCACCTCTCCACCTCTAGCACAGGCACTGCACTGACAGACAAGGCGCAACGGCGGCTCCTCTCAGCTGGGAGGGCACCAAGTGGCCCCTGCAGCCAAAGGTTGCCTAGCTTTCAGGGCCCAGCTCCTGGGTGTGGCTGGTGGCCACCAGTTCAGCCCTTGTCCCCAGCCAGTTCTGGGTGGCCATCTTCAGGCAGAGCTCAGGAAGCTGGCAGAGGGTCCCCACCGCTTCTACTGGGCCCAAGGAAATAAGAGGACGAGGGAGAGGAACTGGAGTCTgaaacctccctccctccccacctggggTGGCTCCAGGGAGGAAAAGTAGTCGCCTTCTGGCTCCAGGCCCGCCCAGACCCACAGCGACCAATAAGGTACAATCACTGGGACCAGTCACAGCCACTGGAGATGGaggttgtttgttttaaaaaaaaaaaaaaaaagacaaaaaggttACAGTCTCCTACAAGCACAGAGTTTAAGTTTCAAGacgttaaaaaaaatctgtcccgGCCCAGGGGACTGAACATCAGAAGCCAGCCTGACCAGGCACATGTGGCCTTGGGGCAGGTCCACTGCTGCTTTGTTGCCCAGCTAGCAAGCACACCACCCCCCTCCCGCATCTAACACCCACCCCGATTCAGCTCCcctccgctgccgccgctgctgccACTCTGGGGAGTAACTCCAGGACGCCTTCGCAGAGACACGGGGGAGGCTGAGGGGGATGGCCACGAGATCCAGCCAGATGGTTTAAAACTGTC
The genomic region above belongs to Camelus bactrianus isolate YW-2024 breed Bactrian camel chromosome 17, ASM4877302v1, whole genome shotgun sequence and contains:
- the TTLL3 gene encoding tubulin monoglycylase TTLL3 isoform X2; this encodes MQGPARRCSSARGELGAAHRGSTAWYRQERGPVCSWPRKPQPPEPRTSSPGPWPWAHHPEFRLPEGAWAGGQRRAGSPASARPLGCALELLNHGNHAQGVADSRSPEPSPTPAQEDAPSQDGSLVLWGGFSKTVHHMGRLRNARIHVERAVKQKKIFMIQGRYPVIRCLLRRRGWVEKKMVHHLGTTLPPQLKDLDSSVMGDSDTTEDEDEDEDEAFQPPQLLDFDDLLEFDDLRGTHDVMSRMVRNEIPYFIWTTRRDVLDCRFLFKDQMINHYARAGSFTTKVGLCLNLRNLPWFDEADVDSFFPRCYRLGAEDDKKAFIEDFWLTAARNVLKLVVNSQGKSYSIQADEEEAPGDKQPKKQEKKPVMVSPEFVDEALCACEEHLSNLAHMDIDKDLEAPLCLSPEGWSLFLQRYYQVVHEGAELRHLDTQAQRCEDILQQLRTVVPQMDMEGDRNVWIVKPGAKSRGRGIMCMDHLEEMLKLVDGNPMMMKDGKWVVQKYIERPLLIFGTKFDLRQWFLVTDWNPLTVWFYRDSYIRFSTQPFSLKNLDSSVHLCNNSIQKHLENSCHRHPLLPSDNMWSSQKFQAHLQEMGAPNAWSTVIVPGMKAAVIHALQTSQDTVQCRKASFELYGADFVFGEDFQPWLIEINASPTMAPSTAVTAQLCAGVQADTLRVVIDRRLDRNCDTGGFELIYKQPAVEVPQYVGIRLLVEGSTIKKPLAMCHRRIAVHPTLPHLLTQRGSGEGKDSGTLPHSP